In the Podospora pseudocomata strain CBS 415.72m chromosome 5, whole genome shotgun sequence genome, one interval contains:
- a CDS encoding hypothetical protein (EggNog:ENOG503NVAI; COG:G; antiSMASH:Cluster_6; CAZy:GH18), whose protein sequence is MDAQTPAKTFQDVVDLKGIKPSLQIYVSIGGASLDLRTPTAVTDNGTAAQPVFGNIARTAANRQKFARALLKFMNQYGFDGADLDWEYPGAPDRRGKPDDTKNYVELFKTLREAFDKSGRRLGLTFTAPSSYWYLKWFDLPGLMKYADRLNLMSYDLHGVWDGDNPM, encoded by the exons ATGGATGCACAGACACCGGCGAAGACCTTTCAGGATGTTGTCGACTTGAAGGGCATCAAACCCTCGCTTCAGATATATGTGTCCATCGGTGGAGCAAGTCTTGACCTTCGTACCCCCACAGCAGTAAC CGATAATGGCACAGCAGCACAGCCCGTATTTGGCAACATTGCCCGAACTGCTGCCAACCGTCAGAAATTTGCGCGTGCCTTACTCAAGTTCATGAATCAGTACGGCTTTGACGGTGCTGATCTTGACTG GGAGTACCCAGGCGCACCAGACCGCAGAGGCAAGCCGGATGACACCAAGAACTATGTCGAGCTGTTCAAGACGCTACGGGAGGCATTTGACAAGTCAGGTAGAAGGCTGGGCCTCACCTTTACTGCCCCTTCTTCGTACTGGTACTTGAAGTGGTTCGACCTGCCAGGCTTGATGAAGTATGCCGACCGGTTGAATCTGATGTCGTATGACCTGCATGGAGTGTGGGATGGAGACAATCCGATGTAA
- a CDS encoding hypothetical protein (EggNog:ENOG503NVAI; COG:G; antiSMASH:Cluster_6) gives MLQNPSCTKPGCPFKGGAEKGVCTGTSGYLAHYEVQDILAKQNKKKRAIQVIHDREAAVKYFSWDNDQWISFDDRETFAQKVKWADSLGLSGSLIWASDLGDYDNNAHKTLTGNEKLEKRGSLKPVNDMEKVIADTSSFLGKGCEMLDKIEEDITAYKGALELKTTKELVGYDAHGCKAKKGKTCGEPIVCPISAGFKDKCMWRGSGGDCNGQCREGEIKIAGSSWGGSPGESGTNRCSRGGKQLCCQVGLDKINDGCYWTEGWPTRKKVAYATEIHEKCWKHDESLKKRLHNKGGERELSAVK, from the exons ATGCTCCAAAATCCCTCCTGCACGAAACCTGGCTGCCCCTTCAAAGGCGGTGCCGAGAAAGGTGTCTGCACCGGTACAAGCGGCT ACCTTGCCCACTACGAGGTCCAAGACATCCTCGCCAagcaaaacaagaagaagcgtGCCATCCAAGTGATTCACGACAGAGAGGCCGCCGTCAAGTACTTCTCGTGGGACAACGACCAGTGGATCTCGTTCGACGACAGGGAGACATTTGCGCAAAAGGTCAAATGGGCTGACAGCCTCGGACTGTCCGGTTCGCTGATCTGGGCGTCAGATCTCGGTGACTATGATAACAACGCGCACAAGACCTTGACGGGCAATGAAAAGCTTGAGAAGCGAGGGAGCCTGAAGCCCGTGAATGACATGGAAAAGGTCATCGCCGATACCAGTTCGTTTCTGGGGAAAGGCTGTGAGATGCTGgacaagattgaggaggatatcACAGCTTACAAGGGGGCGCTGGAGTTGAAGACGACGAAAGAGCTTGTTGGGTATGATGCTCATGGCtgcaaggccaagaag GGAAAAACATGCGGCGAACCTATCGTCTGTCCCATCTCGGCTGGGTTCAAGGACAAATGCATGTGGCGCGGTTCAGGGGGTGACTGCAATGGGCAGTGCCGCGAGGGCGAGATCAAGATTGCCGGATCCAGCTGGGGTGGCAGTCCTGGCGAGTCTGGCACCAATCGATGCAGCCGTGGTGGTAAGCAACTGTGCTGTCAGGTTGGGCTAGACAAGATCAACGACGGGTGTTACTGGACTGAAGGATG GCCGACGAGGAAAAAGGTCGCTTACGCCACCGAGATTCATGAAAAGTGCTGGAAGCACGATGAGTCGCTCAAGAAGCGCCTTCATAACAAGGGTGGCGAAAGAGAGCTCTCTGCTGTGAAGTGA
- a CDS encoding hypothetical protein (antiSMASH:Cluster_6; COG:S; EggNog:ENOG503PDZJ) yields the protein MVESAPSSGCTGHILAAVDMTGVVEGIEVVSGLAGLFNTAITWFDYVLVAKQAAPRLQSLLVKLDAAQLRLTRWGKAAGLTGSQIEDEESLKSSGSFQLDESQEQLAVVTFQAVADLFEQCKKLCHHERKGKSKDDPSATGNEVSPFGTVGLNWNPMHRYLHGKMRDIADGRKNKVSVAQRVKFAIYKKEHLEKFIKDINDLIDELYKIHEPPVEEQEELGKEELAKFLEVLKELDVASDRDPLIRSAVRNILKQEASRTSFNLAV from the exons ATGGTCGAATCAGCTCCGAGCAGTGGTTGCACTGGCCACATTTTGGCCGCAG TCGACATGACGGGCGTCGTAGAAGGAATCGAAGTGGTATCTGGGTTGGCCGGCCTCTTCAACACGGCCATAACCTGGTTCGACTACGTCCTCGTTGCCAAGCAGGCGGCTCCGCGACTGCAGTCGCTGTTGGTGAAACTCGACGCCGCGCAGCTGCGGCTGACGCGCTGGGGCAAGGCGGCCGGCCTTACAGGCTCGCagattgaggatgaagagtCACTGAAGAGTTCAGGCTCGTTCCAGCTCGACGAATCGCAAGAGCAGCTAGCGGTCGTGACGTTCCAGGCCGTGGCGGATCTCTTTGAACAGTGCAAGAAACTTTGTCACCATGAgcgcaaaggcaagagcAAAGACGACCCCAGTGCCACAGGGAACGAGGTCAGCCCATTTGGCACGGTTGGCCTGAATTGGAACCCCATGCACCGCTACCTTCATGGGAAAATGCGAGACATCGCCGACGGCCGCAAAAATAAAGTCTCGGTCGCGCAGCGGGTCAAGTTCGCCATCTACAAGAAGGAGCATCTCGAGAAGTTCATCAAAGATATTAACGATCTTATCGACGAACTATATAAGATCCATGAACCACccgtggaggagcaggaggagctcggcaaggaggaactAGCGAAGTTTCTTGAGGTCCTGAAGGAGTTGGATGTCGCTTCCGACCGCGATCCCCTCATACGCTCTGCTGTGCGGAATATTCTCAAACAAGAGGCAAGTAGAACTTCATTTAACCTTGCCGTTTGA
- a CDS encoding hypothetical protein (EggNog:ENOG503PGBJ; antiSMASH:Cluster_5) — translation MRNTHRAGTTNALGTSPIKLCPSEPAVLACLSFTSPSRTAHDMFRSSLPFIPMNFSKRYTLPSHALVLNLPPKRPNPLRTSTLITRNHPSPPPSRKMTSSSLLPPGLETLQNQLTHHPTSPWGLPIYRTTHSPLSQTAWPTFLSLLQTNVRSTLREIYHLPFLARSHSQPIFSDSEKYVGLDTHALRSHFDKWVSSEQAVPEGSSRWDRWIGGRMLMPVVKRGWVPAEEEGGDGKKEEGMLWEDGKTGEQGEGVGWMYIYVGEYVGMCDVLGQGEEGWYSVYVRSPLMRDTDPSGEGEVGRLPGWWRRRTRMEG, via the exons ATGAGAAATACGCACAGAGCTGGGACAACCAATGCATTAGGTACCTCACCCATCAAACTTTGCCCGAGTGAGCCCGCGGTTCTTGCGTGCCTCTCATTCACCTCTCCGTCAAGAACCGCACACGACATGTTCAGGTCATCACTACCATTCATTCCAATGAACTTCTCAAAACGAtacaccctcccctctcatGCCCTtgtcctcaacctcccacccaagCGTCCGAACCCTCTCCGCACAtcaaccctcatcaccagaaaccatccctcccccccaccatccagAAAgatgacctcctcctcccttctccctcccggCCTGGAAACCCTCCAAAACCAGCTCACACAccaccccacctccccctggGGCCTCCCCATCTACCGCACCACTCACTCGCCCCTTTCCCAAACCGCCTGGCcaaccttcctctccctcctccaaacaaACGTCAGGTCCACCCTACGAGAAAtctaccacctccccttcctcgccagaTCCCACTCCCAACCGATATTCTCCGACTCGGAGAAATACGTCGGGCTGGACACCCACGCGTTAAGAAGCCATTTCGACAAGTGGGTGTCGTCGGAACAAGCTGTTCCCGAGGGATCATCAAGATGGGA TCGATGGataggggggaggatgttgatgccGGTTGTCAAGCGGGGGTGGGtgccggccgaggaggaaggaggtgatggcaagaaggaggaggggatgttgTGGGAGGATGGAAAGACGGGCGagcaaggggagggtgtggggTGGATGTATATTTATGTTGGGGAGTATGTTGGGATGTGTGATGTTTTGGGGcagggtgaggaagggtggTATTCGGTTTATGTGAGGTCGCCGCTGATGAGGGATACGGATCCGTcgggcgagggggaggtggggagattgccggggtggtggaggaggagaacgaGAATGGAAGGGTGA
- a CDS encoding hypothetical protein (COG:D; EggNog:ENOG503PCTP), producing MASSNTLPASNHQHYETKALAQHKDEQCLTHLQATDPRHDKDNIELRKGGLLRESYCWVLSHDNFHRWRDNRDGQLLWVRGDPGKGKTMLLCGIIDELEKDTARTDNIAFFFCQATDDRLSNATAVLRGLIYLLVTKQQPELISHVRESCYGLGKEGFQGPTSWVVLSKIFTNILEDPKLRGTYLIIDALDECTGDRDLLLDLIASKSSAYPKVKWLVSSRNWPDIEESLNTATQKINLRLELNEESVSAAVTTYIQSEIDKLAKRKKYNNDTRDAVKRYLDTNAHGTFLWVALVCQELAKISRWEAVEILTTFPPGLDAIYEQMRDKINKSRNAKLLQRILAVISVVYRPITLNELPALVDMPNCSSGNVEDLTEIVGLCGSFLTLRQHTISFVHQSAKDFLLSNGTHQDSRDVVNWVFPQGKDDVHDSIFSRSLSAMSTILHRDIYGLKLPGFPINGVQTPCPDPLATVRYSCVFWVDHLRESISDKDTPQRNTLVAVQTFLEQKYLCWLEALSLLRAMSEGVIAIRKLEGLLERTHQRQLTTFIRDAHRFALSYRWIIEQAPLQAYTSALVFAPLSSLMKKRFKTEEPSWISVKPVVEADWNACLQTLEGHSDSVTSVAFSADGQRLASGSRDHSVKIWDPASGQCLQTLQGHSNLVTSVAFSADGQRLASGSWDRTVKIWDPASGQCLQTLQGHRNWVNSVAFSADGQRLASGSRDRTVKIWDPASGQCLQTLQGHSGSVTSVAYSADGQRLASGSHDRTVKIWDPASGQCLQTLQGHSGSVTAVAFSADGQRLASSSHDRTVKIWDPASGQCLQTIQGHSDEVNSVAFSADGQRLASGSDDRTVKIWDPASGQCLQTLQGHSDWVTAVAFSADGQRLASGSRDRTVKIWDPASGQCLQTLQGHSDEVNSIAFSADDLRAHGASGQYCDAIVATWKNRDNYTDAQKCSDCELGLGKAQLSSPFGYDAEAAAGFFSLTQSSKKTGYNYATPTSYALNSAGMAPPPQRTRSIGTQYVVKAGDTCRTIAGLAGVGSYQLINENGLDLSCNLLPPAGESICMPEKCETFELVVDQTCDDIMKEYGMTKAQFAGLESLHKPVVQESWRLERLVSLRQVQPDEYCQMISLKFSISVDDFYFLNPNLDKNCTNLWKDTAYCVKPVGNIVTYPGYKTSTASTSFTCPTPQPTASAAPIPIRTLHPKAPGTVNECFLHRNAWESSFMANNPLFAGGNNCTSWASVGDVTIQQLLEWNPSLSATKCEFKPGSSYSFFNCTQFPLNFNITLSTVLTLNPWHGSTPTTCNQNLWTRMNMDGFIQLCVERAGTGTPSPATTSKASISTPTKPPTSTQRPTTATSSITKPPASTAAPNPPAPTQPGVSPSCKKWHVVVGGDGCWAISNQYSIALEDFYKWNPGVRSDCGALWKDYAVCVGV from the exons ATGGCATCGTCTAATACATTGCCTGCCAGCAATCACCAGCACTACGAGACCAAGGCACTGGCCCAGCAT AAAGACGAACAATGCCTCACCCACCTGCAAGCAACCGACCCCCGCCACGACAAGGACAATATCGAGTTAAGAAAGGGTGGTCTCCTCAGAGAGTCATACTGCTGGGTTCTCAGTCATGACAATTTCCACCGATGGCGCGACAACCGAGATGGCCAGTTGCTCTGGGTTAGAGGCGATCCTGGCAAGGGCAAAACGATGTTGCTCTGCGGAATaattgatgagctggagaaagACACTGCGCGCACAGACAACATCGCGTTTTTCTTCTGTCAGGCCACGGACGATCGCCTCAGCAATGCTACAGCGGTCCTCCGTGGGCTGATCTACCTGCTTGTgaccaagcagcagccggaACTTATTTCACACGTTCGCGAAAGCTGCTATGGTTTGGGGAaagagggcttccaaggccccaCTTCATGGGTGGTATTGTCAAAGATTTTTACCAACATTCTCGAAGACCCGAAGTTACGGGGAACATATCTAATCATTGACGCGCTTGACGAGTGTACTGGAGACCGGGACCTGCTTCTCGACCTTATCGCAAGCAAGTCATCAGCATACCCGAAAGTTAAGTGGCTCGTATCCAGTCGCAACTGGCCGGATATCGAGGAGAGTCTCAACACCGCAACACAGAAAATAAACCTACGTCTTGAGCTGAATGAAGAGTCTGTCTCCGCTGCTGTCACCACATATATCCAGTCCGAAATAGATAAGCTTGCGAAGCGGAAAAAATACAATAACGATACGCGGGACGCTGTCAAGCGCTATTTGGATACGAACGCACATGGGACCTTCCTCTGGGTAGCGTTGGTCTGTCAAGAGCTCGCCAAGATCTCGAGATGGGAAGCTGTGGAGATATTAACAACATTTCCGCCTGGGCTCGATGCAATCTATGAACAGATGAGggacaagatcaacaagTCGAGGAATGCTAAACTTCTCCAAAGAATACTGGCTGTCATCTCGGTCGTATACCGACCTATCACATTAAACGAACTACCGGCCCTCGTGGATATGCCAAACTGTTCCTCTGGAAATGTCGAGGATCTAACAGAGATCGTAGGGCTTTGCGGCTCTTTCCTGACACTGCGCCAACACACGATATCATTCGTCCACCAATCCGCTAAAGACTTCCTACTCAGCAACGGCACGCACCAAGATTCACGCGACGTTGTTAATTGGGTTTTCCCTCAAGGGAAGGACGATGTACACGATAGCATCTTCTCAAGGTCGCTAAGTGCGATGTCTACGATATTGCACCGCGACATATACGGTTTAAAGTTACCGGGATTCCCAATCAACGGGGTTCAAACGCCATGTCCAGACCCGCTAGCCACAGTCCGGTATTCGTGCGTCTTCTGGGTTGACCATCTCCGCGAGTCGATTTCTGATAAAGACACGCCACAACGCAACACACTGGTTGCGGTCCAGACATTCCTTGAACAGAAGTATCTTTGCTGGCTCGAAGCTCTCAGTTTACTCCGAGCTATGTCGGAGGGTGTCATTGCCATAAGAAAACTTGAGGGCCTACTA GAGCGAACTCATCAAAGGCAACTAACAACCTTTATTCGGGATGCGCACCGGTTCGCTCTCTCCTACAGATGGATAATCGAGCAAGCCCCTCTTCAGGCGTACACATCAGCCCTCGTATTTGCACCGCTTAGTAGTCTAATGAAGAAGAGATTTAAGACGGAAGAACCTAGCTGGATCAGTGTAAAGCCAGTAGTAGAAGCGGACTGGAATGCGTGCCTCCAGACGCTCGAAGGCCATAGCGACTCGGTTACCTCggtcgccttttcggcggatggccagcggctcGCATCCGGTTCACGGGACCATtccgtcaagatctgggatcccgcctcgggccaatgcctccagacgctccaagGCCATAGCAACTTGGTTACCTCggtcgccttttcggcggatggccagcggctcGCATCCGGTTCATGGGACCGtaccgtcaagatctgggatcccgcctcgggccaatgtctccagacgctccaagGCCATAGGAACTGGGTTAACTCggtcgccttttcggcggatggccagcggctcGCATCCGGTTCACGGGACCGtaccgtcaagatctgggatcccgcctcgggccaatgtctccagacgctccaagGCCATAGCGGCTCGGTTACCTCGGTCGCCTAttcggcggatggccagcggctcGCATCCGGTTCACACGACCGtaccgtcaagatctgggatcccgcctcgggccaatgtctccagacgctccaagGCCATAGCGGCTCGGTTACCGCggtcgccttttcggcggatggccagcggctcGCATCCAGTTCACACGACCGtaccgtcaagatctgggatcccgcctcgggccaatgCCTCCAGACGATCCAAGGCCATAGCGACGAGGTTAACTCggtcgccttttcggcggatggccagcggctcGCATCCGGTTCAGACGACCGtaccgtcaagatctgggatcccgcctcgggccaatgcctccagacgctccaagGCCATAGCGACTGGGTTACCGCggtcgccttttcggcggatggccagcggctcGCATCCGGTTCACGGGACCGtaccgtcaagatctgggatcccgcctcgggccaatgcctccagacgctccaagGCCATAGCGACGAGGTTAACTCGatcgccttttcggcggatgATCTAAGGGCGCATGG TGCCAGTGGTCAATACTGCGACGCCATCGTGGCCACCTGGAAGAACCGTGACAACTACACGGACGCCCAGAAATGTTCCGACTGTGAACTCGGCCTGGGTAAGGCGCAGCTCTCGTCCCCCTTCGGATACGACGCCGAAGCGGCGGCAggcttcttttccttgaccCAGAGCAGCAAAAAGACCGGGTACAACTACGCGACCCCCACCTCATACGCTCTCAACTCCGCTGGGAtggcaccgccgccgcagcgcACCCGTAGCATAGGTACTCAATACGTCGTCAAGGCTGGCGATACTTGTCGGACCATCGCGGGACTGGCCGGGGTTGGATCCTACCAGCTGATCAACGAGAATGGCCTCGACCTTAGCTGCAATCTTTTGCCGCCTGCGGGTGAGTCCATCTGCATGCCGGAGAAATGCGAGACGTttgagttggtggtggatcaAACCTGCGACGACATAATGAAGGAGTATGGCATGACCAAGGCGCAATTTGCTGGCCTGGAATCCCTTCATAAACCCGTCGTGCAGGAATCTTGGAGACTGGAGAGGCTGGTTTCTTTACGCCAG GTCCAACCTGATGAATATTGTCAGATGATATCCCTCAAGTTCAGCATTTCCGTTGATGACTTCTACTTTCTCAACCCAAATCTCGACAAAAACTGCACCAATTTGTGGAAAGACACAGCCTACTGTGTCAAACCGGTCGGAAACATTGTGACGTACCCAGGCTACAAGACATCGACtgcctccaccagcttcaCTTGCCCAACCCCACAGCCCACAGCATCGGCGGCACCTATCCCCATACGTACTCTGCACCCCAAAGCGCCGGGGACAGTGAATGAATGTTTTCTTCACAGGAATGCCTGGGAAAGCTCCTTCATGGCAAATAATCCACTTTTCGCGGGCGGCAACAACTGCACCTCGTGGGCCAGTGTCGGCGACGTCACTATCCAACAACTTTTGGAGTGGAACCCCAGTTTGTCCGCAACCAAGTGCGAGTTCAAGCCCGGATCGAGCTACT ccttcttcaactgTACCCAATTCCcactcaacttcaacatcaccctctccactgtcctcaccctcaacccatGGCATGGCTCCACCCCCACGACCTGCAACCAAAACCTCTGGACCCGTATGAACATGGATGGCTTCATCCAACTGTGTGTCGAGCGAGCTGGCACCggcactccctcccccgccacgACAAGCAAAGCCTCCATCTCTACTCCCACCAAGCCACCCACCTCAACGCAGAGACCAACCACCGCCACATCAAGCATCACAAAACCACccgcctcaacagcagccccgAACCCCCCAGCGCCAACCCAACCAGGTGTTAGCCCCTCCTGCAAGAAATGGCACGTCGTTGTAGGTGGAGACGGCTGCTGGGCAATCTCCAACCAGTACAGCATCGCCCTGGAGGATTTCTACAAGTGGAACCCCGGCGTGAGGAGCGATTGCGGTGCGCTGTGGAAAGATTACGCCGTTTGCGTTGGGGTTTGA